The Bos mutus isolate GX-2022 chromosome 12, NWIPB_WYAK_1.1, whole genome shotgun sequence genome includes a window with the following:
- the ANKRD10 gene encoding ankyrin repeat domain-containing protein 10 isoform X1: protein MSAVGAGAGVEAGFSSEELLSLRFPLHRACRDGDLAALCSLLQQTPRAHLAAEDSFYGWTPVHWAAHFGKLECLIQLVRAGATLDVSTTRYAQTPAHIAAFGGHPQCLVWLIQAGASINKPDCEGETPIHKAARSGSLDCISALVANGAQVEEPCDFMCSYNLSLRNASGLTAADIAQTQGFQECTQFLLNLQNCHLTRFGHNGTLNGGHPSVFPSHVSVGTNRKRCLEDSEPFGVKKARPAAHSLDESMPLASGEVEDDPDKMHVDRELATDMKNSSSVSNTLTNGCVANGHLDFPSTAQPCGMESRSGQCSAGLNGVGTGLVPGLPFPSSQGSPGVNGTEEPERSTQVSPETCGSLHLNGSPSSCVASRPSWAEESLQYGHYHGFGDTAESIPELSSALEHASSVKAEQGYHSAVLGAMHLSHGS, encoded by the exons ATGTCGGCGGTGGGAGCGGGCGCGGGTGTGGAGGCGGGCTTCTCCAGCGAGGAGCTGCTGTCGCTCCGCTTCCCGCTGCACCGCGCCTGCCGCGACGGGGACCTGGCCGCGCTCTGCTCGCTGCTGCAGCAGACGCCGCGCGCCCATCTGGCCGCCGAGGACTCCTTCTACGGCTGGACGCCGGTGCACTGGGCCGCACACTTCGGCAAG TTGGAATGCTTGATACAGTTGGTGAGAGCGGGGGCCACCCTGGACGTCTCCACCACCCGTTACGCACAGACCCCAGCCCACATTGCCGCTTTCGGGGGACACCCTCAGTGCCTCGTCTGGTTGATCCAAGCAGGAGCCAGCATTAACAAACCG GACTGTGAGGGCGAGACTCCTATTCACAAGGCGGCTCGCTCTGGGAGCCTGGACTGCATTAGTGCCCTGGTGGCTAACGGGGCTCAAGTCGA GGAGCCTTGTGACTTCATGTGTAGTTATAACTTAAG CCTGAGAAATGCCAGTGGCCTGACGGCAGCAGACATTGCTCAAACCCAGGGTTTCCAAGAGTGTACCCAGTTTCTCTTGAACCTCCAGAATTGTCATCTGACTCGTTTCGGTCACAATGGCACCTTAAACGGAGGCCATCCGAGTGTATTTCCTAGTCACGTTAGTGTGGGAACAAACCGCAAGAGATGCCTGGAAGATTCGGAACCCTTTGGCGTGAAGAAAGCTCGACCCGCAG CCCACAGTCTGGATGAGTCCATGCCGCTCGCGAGTGGTGAGGTGGAAGACGACCCCGACAAGATGCACGTGGACAGAGAGCTCGCCACAG ATATGAAAAACAGTAGCTCCGTATCGAATACACTGACAAACGGATGTGTCGCCAATGGACACTTGGACTTCCCCTCCACGGCCCAGCCCTGTGGGATGGAGAGCAGGAGTGGCCAGTGCTCGGCAGGACTTAACGGAGTCGGCACTGGCCTAGTTCCAGGGCTGCCTTTCCCGAGCAGCCAGGGCTCCCCCGGCGTTAACGGGACTGAGGAGCCGGAAAGGAGCACCCAAGTCAGCCCGGAGACATGCGGCTCTCTGCACCTCAACGGGAGCCCGAGCAGCTGCGTGGCCAGCAGGCCCTCCTGGGCAGAGGAGAGCCTGCAGTACGGACACTACCACGGCTTTGGGGACACGGCCGAGAGCATCCCCGAGCTCAGCAGCGCGCTGGAGCATGCCAGCTCCGTGAAGGCGGAGCAGGGCTACCACAGCGCCGTGCTGGGCGCCATGCACCTGTCCCACGGCTCGTAG
- the ANKRD10 gene encoding ankyrin repeat domain-containing protein 10 isoform X2, with amino-acid sequence MSAVGAGAGVEAGFSSEELLSLRFPLHRACRDGDLAALCSLLQQTPRAHLAAEDSFYGWTPVHWAAHFGKLECLIQLVRAGATLDVSTTRYAQTPAHIAAFGGHPQCLVWLIQAGASINKPDCEGETPIHKAARSGSLDCISALVANGAQVDLRNASGLTAADIAQTQGFQECTQFLLNLQNCHLTRFGHNGTLNGGHPSVFPSHVSVGTNRKRCLEDSEPFGVKKARPAAHSLDESMPLASGEVEDDPDKMHVDRELATDMKNSSSVSNTLTNGCVANGHLDFPSTAQPCGMESRSGQCSAGLNGVGTGLVPGLPFPSSQGSPGVNGTEEPERSTQVSPETCGSLHLNGSPSSCVASRPSWAEESLQYGHYHGFGDTAESIPELSSALEHASSVKAEQGYHSAVLGAMHLSHGS; translated from the exons ATGTCGGCGGTGGGAGCGGGCGCGGGTGTGGAGGCGGGCTTCTCCAGCGAGGAGCTGCTGTCGCTCCGCTTCCCGCTGCACCGCGCCTGCCGCGACGGGGACCTGGCCGCGCTCTGCTCGCTGCTGCAGCAGACGCCGCGCGCCCATCTGGCCGCCGAGGACTCCTTCTACGGCTGGACGCCGGTGCACTGGGCCGCACACTTCGGCAAG TTGGAATGCTTGATACAGTTGGTGAGAGCGGGGGCCACCCTGGACGTCTCCACCACCCGTTACGCACAGACCCCAGCCCACATTGCCGCTTTCGGGGGACACCCTCAGTGCCTCGTCTGGTTGATCCAAGCAGGAGCCAGCATTAACAAACCG GACTGTGAGGGCGAGACTCCTATTCACAAGGCGGCTCGCTCTGGGAGCCTGGACTGCATTAGTGCCCTGGTGGCTAACGGGGCTCAAGTCGA CCTGAGAAATGCCAGTGGCCTGACGGCAGCAGACATTGCTCAAACCCAGGGTTTCCAAGAGTGTACCCAGTTTCTCTTGAACCTCCAGAATTGTCATCTGACTCGTTTCGGTCACAATGGCACCTTAAACGGAGGCCATCCGAGTGTATTTCCTAGTCACGTTAGTGTGGGAACAAACCGCAAGAGATGCCTGGAAGATTCGGAACCCTTTGGCGTGAAGAAAGCTCGACCCGCAG CCCACAGTCTGGATGAGTCCATGCCGCTCGCGAGTGGTGAGGTGGAAGACGACCCCGACAAGATGCACGTGGACAGAGAGCTCGCCACAG ATATGAAAAACAGTAGCTCCGTATCGAATACACTGACAAACGGATGTGTCGCCAATGGACACTTGGACTTCCCCTCCACGGCCCAGCCCTGTGGGATGGAGAGCAGGAGTGGCCAGTGCTCGGCAGGACTTAACGGAGTCGGCACTGGCCTAGTTCCAGGGCTGCCTTTCCCGAGCAGCCAGGGCTCCCCCGGCGTTAACGGGACTGAGGAGCCGGAAAGGAGCACCCAAGTCAGCCCGGAGACATGCGGCTCTCTGCACCTCAACGGGAGCCCGAGCAGCTGCGTGGCCAGCAGGCCCTCCTGGGCAGAGGAGAGCCTGCAGTACGGACACTACCACGGCTTTGGGGACACGGCCGAGAGCATCCCCGAGCTCAGCAGCGCGCTGGAGCATGCCAGCTCCGTGAAGGCGGAGCAGGGCTACCACAGCGCCGTGCTGGGCGCCATGCACCTGTCCCACGGCTCGTAG
- the ANKRD10 gene encoding ankyrin repeat domain-containing protein 10 isoform X3, whose protein sequence is MSAVGAGAGVEAGFSSEELLSLRFPLHRACRDGDLAALCSLLQQTPRAHLAAEDSFYGWTPVHWAAHFGKLECLIQLVRAGATLDVSTTRYAQTPAHIAAFGGHPQCLVWLIQAGASINKPPTVWMSPCRSRVVRWKTTPTRCTWTESSPQIMGFDSGPLDTVVPVTAEPRGHFRTCSWLRTARMGSWDMKNSSSVSNTLTNGCVANGHLDFPSTAQPCGMESRSGQCSAGLNGVGTGLVPGLPFPSSQGSPGVNGTEEPERSTQVSPETCGSLHLNGSPSSCVASRPSWAEESLQYGHYHGFGDTAESIPELSSALEHASSVKAEQGYHSAVLGAMHLSHGS, encoded by the exons ATGTCGGCGGTGGGAGCGGGCGCGGGTGTGGAGGCGGGCTTCTCCAGCGAGGAGCTGCTGTCGCTCCGCTTCCCGCTGCACCGCGCCTGCCGCGACGGGGACCTGGCCGCGCTCTGCTCGCTGCTGCAGCAGACGCCGCGCGCCCATCTGGCCGCCGAGGACTCCTTCTACGGCTGGACGCCGGTGCACTGGGCCGCACACTTCGGCAAG TTGGAATGCTTGATACAGTTGGTGAGAGCGGGGGCCACCCTGGACGTCTCCACCACCCGTTACGCACAGACCCCAGCCCACATTGCCGCTTTCGGGGGACACCCTCAGTGCCTCGTCTGGTTGATCCAAGCAGGAGCCAGCATTAACAAACCG CCCACAGTCTGGATGAGTCCATGCCGCTCGCGAGTGGTGAGGTGGAAGACGACCCCGACAAGATGCACGTGGACAGAGAGCTCGCCACAG ATTATGGGTTTTGACAGTGGACCCTTGGACACCGTAGTCCCTGTAACTGCTGAACCCAGAGGACACTTCAGGACGTGCTCGTGGCTCAGGACTGCGCGCATGGGATCTTGGG ATATGAAAAACAGTAGCTCCGTATCGAATACACTGACAAACGGATGTGTCGCCAATGGACACTTGGACTTCCCCTCCACGGCCCAGCCCTGTGGGATGGAGAGCAGGAGTGGCCAGTGCTCGGCAGGACTTAACGGAGTCGGCACTGGCCTAGTTCCAGGGCTGCCTTTCCCGAGCAGCCAGGGCTCCCCCGGCGTTAACGGGACTGAGGAGCCGGAAAGGAGCACCCAAGTCAGCCCGGAGACATGCGGCTCTCTGCACCTCAACGGGAGCCCGAGCAGCTGCGTGGCCAGCAGGCCCTCCTGGGCAGAGGAGAGCCTGCAGTACGGACACTACCACGGCTTTGGGGACACGGCCGAGAGCATCCCCGAGCTCAGCAGCGCGCTGGAGCATGCCAGCTCCGTGAAGGCGGAGCAGGGCTACCACAGCGCCGTGCTGGGCGCCATGCACCTGTCCCACGGCTCGTAG